The following DNA comes from Candidatus Baltobacteraceae bacterium.
TGGTACCGGTAACGCCGAGCACGTCGAGCGCGCGCGAGGGGTCGTCGAAGAAAGCAGCGGCGATCGTCGAGAGCGCGCGGCGCGTATCGGGGACGTGAATTGCGCTGACGCTCACCGGCACGGCGAGCGCGTGCGCCGCTTCAACCACGACCGCGACCGCGCCGGCAGCGATCGCGCGCTGCACGAACGCGTGACCGTCGGTGTGTTCGCCGGGCATCGCGACGAACAACGCGCCGGGCGTGACCCGGCGCGAATCGATCTCGATGCTGCTGATCTCGCGCGAGCGTTCGCCGATGACCTGCGTGCTCGCGGGTAAGCGCGCGACGATACGATCGAGCGTCATGGCAAGACACCCGCGTGCAGCATCGCTTCGCGCGCGATCCGTGCGAAGACCGGGCCCGCGATCTCGCTGCCGTAGTACATGCCCTGCGGATCTTCGATCTTGACGTAGATGACGTAACGCGGATGCTGGTAGGGAATCATGCCGATGAACGATGCGGCGTAGTGACCGGGCGCGTATTGCCCATCGACGACCATCTGCGCGGTGCCGGTCTTGCCGGCGGTGGTGTAGCCGGGAATCTGCGCGACGAAACGGCCGGTTCCGTGGGTGACGACCGAACGCAGCATCGCGCGCAGCTCGGCGGCGATCTTTTCGGAGAAGACGCGGTGTTCGACCTCGGGCGGATATTGGTAGATGATCTTGCCCCGCTGATCTTCGATGGCACGCACGATGCGCGGGCGCATCAGCAAGCCGCCGTTCGCGATCGCGCAGTAGTAACGCGCCATTGCGATCGGCGTGACCGAAACGCCTTGGCCGAACGACATCGTGGGCAGCGAGAGTTCGCTCCACTGATCGGGCGAGGGGACGATGCCGGGGCTCTCACCTGGGAGTTCGATATCGGTCGGCGAGCCGAATCCCGCCTTGCGTTCCATACTATAGAAGTTCTGTGCTCCGGTCGCGAGGCCCACTTCGGCCGCGCCCACGTTGTGGGAATACTCGACGATCTCGCCCAACGTTTCGGTGTCGCCGGTTATCGGCATGTCGTCGTCGGCGTTGTGGATCGTGTGGCCGTCGATGGTGATGGCGTCGCGGGCCGGGAAGCGCGTCTGCAGGGTGACGCGGCCCGAGGTGAGCGCCGCCGCCGCGGTGACCAGCTTGTAGGTGGAGCCCGGCTCGTAGGTGTCGACGACGGCGCGGTCTTCGTAATCGCGCGCCGGGTACTTCCAGAAATGGTTCGGATCGAAGTGCGGGATGTTGGCCATCGCCAAGATCTCGCCGGTCCACGGATCCATCACGATCGCGGTACCGTCCTTCGCGTGCGACTTCGCGACTTCTTGATCGAGCGCTTCTTCGGTGACGAACTGCAAGTACGAGTCGACGGTGAGTTCAAGGGAGAGACCGGGCTGCGCCGGCGTGATCACGTGCTCGTGACCGAAGGGAATCGGCCGGCCGAAATCGTCGGTTTCGAGCGTGACCTGCCCGGACTGTCCGCGCAAGAGCGAATCGAATTCGTATTCGAGGCCGTCGAGGCCGTTCTCGTCGGTGCCGACGAAGCCGAGAATGGTGGAGAGCATGTCGCCGACCATGTCGATGCGCTTGCCGGTGACTTCTTCTTTGAGCTGAACGCCGCCGCCGAGATTTGCCGCGCGGACCCGCTGCGCCAGCTCGACCGGAATCTTGCGCGCGATCCACACGAACCAAAGCGATTTATCGTGCAGGTCGGCGACGATCGAGGGATCGAGTTTGCCGAAGATCGCTTCGAGCTTGGCAACGGTGGCGTCGGGATCGGTGAGGTCGCGCGGCACGGCGTAGACGCTCTCGGAGGGGAGAGAGCGCACCAGCACCGTGCCGTTTCGATCGGCAATGAAACCGCGGCGCGCGAAGACTTCGACCGTGTTGGAGTCTTGCGCGAGCGCTTCGCGAGCGAGCTTGGGTCCGTCGATGACTTGTACGAGATAGAGACGGATGCCGAGGTAACCCGCCATCGCGAGACAGAGATAGAAAAACAGCTTCGCGCGCATCGGAGCGATACGCGCGAAGGCCCGGTTGTGGAGCACCGTGCGCGCCACGCGTTAGCTCCTTAGAACCAAGCGGCGATCGTGTCGAAGAGCGGGATCTTCGATTTCGCGACCGTGGCCGGCGGTTCGATCCGCACCACGGCGAAGGTTTGCGCATCGTGCATGTTGAGCTTGGCCGCGATCGCGGCGAGCCGTTCTTCGGAGCTGGCTTGCGCGATCGCATCATCGAGCCGCGCGGTCTGTTCTTGCAGCACGTCGCGCTGGTGCTGCGCCTTATCGAGCGCGTAGCTGAGACTGGTGACGTTGGAGAGCAGCGCCAGATAGCCCATCAGCGCAACCAGCGCGATCGAGAGGCCGCCGGCGATGCGCACGATCGCGCCGTAGCGCGCGCGGGTGTTCTTGACGATGCGCGTTTGGGTGGCGGTGCGGGCGCTGCGCGGATTGCGGATGCGTTGTGGCGCTACCATTAGCTTGCTTTCCGTTGGGCGGCGCGCAGCTTGGCGCTGCGGGCGCGGGGATTCTCGGCCGTCTCGTGCTCATCGGGCACGAGCGGCTTGCGCGTGAGAACCTCGAGGCGCTCGTCGTCGCGAAAGGTTTGCTTCACGATGCGATCCTCGAGCGAGTGGAAGCTGATGACGACGATGCGACCGGCGTCGCGCAGCGAGTCGATCGCGCCGGCCAGACCCTCGCGCAGCGCGCCGAGTTCGTCGTTGACCGCGATGCGCAGCGCTTGGAAGACGCGCGTGGCGGGATGGATGCGCTCCCTCTTCCCAGGCCGGCGCATCACGCCCGCCACGAACTGTGCGAATTCGAGGGTGGTTTTCGGCAGGCGGCCGGCGCTGCGCCGTTCGACGAGCGCGTGCGCGATGCGGCGCGCCGCGCGCTCTTCGCCGTAGTTGAAGAAGATGTCGGCGAGTTCGCGTTCGCTGGCGGTAGCGAGGACGTCGTAGGCGCTGCGGCCTTCGTACGGATTCATTCGCATATCGAGCGGCGCCGACTCACGAAACGAGAAGCCGCGCTGCGCATTATCGAGCTGCATCGACGAAACTCCCAAATCGAAGAGCACTCCGTCGATCTGCGCCACCCCGCAGTCGGCCAAGACGCGACGAAGTTCCGAGAAATTCGCATGGACGAAGGTAAACGATGGATGCGTGATGGTGTGCGCTCGCGCAATCGCGTCCGGATCGGCATCGAGCGCGATCAATCGGCCGGTCTGCAAACGCGAGAGGATCGCTCGCGAGTGCCCACCCGCACCGAAGGTCGCATCGACGTACGTCCCATCCGGCCGGATCGCCAAATAATCGATCGCCGCATCGAGCAAGACCGAGACGTGACTCATGGAGGCATCCCATCAGAAGAGCCCGAGGTCGGCCATGAAATCGGCGACCTCGCCCTCCGGCGCGGCGTGCGCGGAATATTGTTCTTTCGCCCAGATCTCGACGCGGGTGAGCGCGCCGATGGAGACGACGTCGCGATCGATCGACGCGTAGCCGCGCTGTGCGGCTGGGATCAGCAGGCGCCCTTGCGCATCGCACGCCACTTCCTCTGTATGTGCGAAGATGTTGCGCACGATGCGGCGGAAGCGCTCATCCTTGCGCGGAGCCTCCTCCAGGCGCGTGCAGAACTCGGCCCAGGTGACGCTGGGGTAGAGCGCGAGGCATGGCTCGGGCTGGGCAATCGTGATGACGAAGCCCGCTCCAAGCCGTTCCCGAAAGCGCGCGGGGACGATGAGGCGCCCCTTCTCATCGAGGGCATGCTCCACCGAACCCGTAAAGCGCGGCAGCTCCGCGTGCAAGGTCCCTCCCCCAGCCACCACTCAGCACCACTTCACACCACTATAAGGTTTACGACGGGGAGGGTCAAAGGCGAACACGTGTTCGTGGCCACAAAGAACCGCGGCGCAACGGCAAGGCGAAAGGAAGCCCCTGATCTCAGCGGCTGGCGCAGAATCACGTCCGGCGGGTCGAGCCGATCAAACGCCAGCGTGATTTATACGGCGACAAGTTATGTGAGAAGCGCGGAGTGGCGAAACCGCAGGATGAACGAATAAGCGTAATCCGCATTAGCACGAGCACGCGCGCTGGGTCTCCCCGCGGACAGCCCCTGGAGTCATCTAATGGACGAACAACAGAGCGCCGGCGCTATGGCGTCAGGAAACGCATTTGATTTCACGGCGCACAAACAGCGCGCCGTCTCGGAGTACTTAAAGCGACGAGACTATTTTGTTGCGCTTGCCCACATGGTTGAGCGAATAGTTCGCGAGTGCCTAGTTCAACGTGGCATCAAGGTCAACTCAGTAGATAGCAGGGCTAAGGACGCGGCCAGCTTTGAAGAGAAAGCGGGCACCCCTTCCGACGCTGATCCGAACATTCCCAAATACCCGAATCCACTGGAGCAAATTACCGATCTCGCCGGAGTAAGAGTCATCACGTTCTTCCCGAGCACTCTCGATGATATCGACGTATTGATCGGCGATGAATTTGAAATCATTGAGCGATCTGACAAGGGAGCGGCGCTGATAGCTGAGCAGCGATTCGGTTATCAAAGTATTCACTACCTCGTGCGACTAGATCGAAAGCGGGGAACCTTACCGGAGTACCAAGACTTCAAGGGCGCGAGTGTTGAAATCCAGGTCCGCACCATTTTGCAACACGCATGGGCCGAAATCGAACACGATATTCAATACAAATCGGCCTCGGTGATCCCAACTGAGATTCGAAGACGATTCATGTCCCTGGCGGGTTTACTTGAAATAGCTGATCGAGAATTCCAGGCGATCCAAGATGCCGACGCAAGCGTGACCGCCCGCGCGCGTGAACAAATCGCCAGCGGCAACTTAGACGAAGTCGAAGTCACGCCCGATGCCCTTAAGGAATATCTCGATCGGCGCTTAGGTCCCGATCGCCGAATATCCGAGTTCTCCTACAACTGGACGGCAAGATTACTGCGCAATCTTGGCTTTAGCACGATGGGCCAGGTCGATCGCTGCATCAGCGGTTACGATGATAATTGGGTTTCCGATGTTGCTTATTCCACTCGACAAGGCCAGACTACCCGATTTGAGCTAATGCTACTAGCCTCAATGGGTGAGCGGTACATTCAACGTCACATATTCGCCACGCAGCCCTGGTACGTCGAGGATAGCCGGGACAAGCAGAGTCTCGAGGCCTTTCGCAGTGCGGGGATCAAGATCGGGGACTACGATCCCGTTGCAGAATCAAAACACGCCTAGCAGAAGCCGGGAGCACCGGAACACTCGCTCGCTCAGGCCGCCAAGGAGCCCACCGTCTTGGACACATTGCGCGGCGGAACCGCTCCGGCCAAACGCCCATACAGAATAACCGTCTCTCGGCGGTGGCCGGTGATGGCTCGACCTCGGGGGCGCTCATGCCTTCGCCCAAGAGTTCCACCATCGCGCCATCGCTGCTCATCGGTCAGCGAGTCCATGCAAAGAAGGCTTATACTCGCGTATGCAAGCCGAAAACGCCCAACGGCTCAGGACTCTTCGCCGCTATCGCCGGCTAACGACTCCACCAACAGGTATTGTTGGCCTTGTTGAGATGGATCGTGACGTCGCCCGAGTTCTTGGGCACCTGCATATCCGTTTTACAAATGTTGCGAACGCCGTCGAGCGTTTTGATCTCCGCCATGATCTTCATGTTCCCTTGGGCGCTGTCCCAGTGCCAGCGATAATTCGGGCGGACCATAAAGGCGTTTTGGATGCGGCCGTTCGCGTACACCGTGACCCAGACCGGATTTGGCAGCGGATTTACGATGTAGAGGTCGTACGGCAATCGCGCTGCGGCTACGGCGGTTGAGGCCACAACAAAGGCGGCAATGAGAAGAAAACGGAGCCGTCCAAGCATCGATAGGATCCCCTTTCCAAAGCCGACTCGAACGCCATCGAGCCCTGTTCTGAGGATTCTTTCGAATCAGTTGGAGATCATGCTCACGACGACGACTTCATGGTGAGTTGACCCCGTCGCCGAACGTTGCTAGGCGGCTCGCGCCTGCGTGGGTTCCGGTGAAACTCGCGAAGGCAGCACCCCCGCGAGGCGACCGTACAATACAACCGTCTCTCGCCGATGCCCCGTAATGCGCTCGACCTCGCGGGCGCTCATGCCTTCGCGCAAAAGTTCCACGATACGTTGTTGCTGCTCGACGGTTAGCGTGTTCATGGGTGATACTCAGACGATCGGCGGCCGCGGCCCTGCCGGCGGTGTCCGCTTTTGAGCCGGAAAACATTCCCAGCGCACACCGGCTCTGCTATAAAACGGGCCATGAGTTACCTCGTGCCGACCGTCGTCGAGAACACCGCGCGCGGCGAGCGCGCCTTCGACATCTACTCGCGCCTCCTCAAAGACCGCATCGTCTTCATCAGCGGCGAGATCACGGATCAGCTCGCTAGCCTTGCCGTCGCGCAGCTGCTCTTCCTCGAGAAAGAAGATCCCGACAAAGACGTCGATCTCTACATCAACAGCCCCGGCGGCAGCGTCACCGCGGCGCTTGGGATTTACGATACGATGCAGTTCATCAAGCCGGCGGTCGCGACGATCTGCGTGGGGTTTGCGGCCTCGATGGCCTCGGTGCTCTTGACCGGCGGCGCGCCGGGCAAACGCGCGGCGCTGCCCTACAGCAAGATCCTCATCCACCAGCCGTCGATCGGGCAGATCGGCGGCCAAGCCACCGACATCGAATTGCACGCGCGCGAACTCGTCGCCACGCGCAAGACGCTCGCCGACATCTACGCGAAAACGACGGGAAAAGCCGAAGAGCAAATCTTGCGCGACCTCGATCGCGATTTCTTCATGACGCCCGGGCAGGCACGCGACTACGGCATCGTCGACGAGGTTCTCGAAGCCAACGGCCGCGCGGAGAGCGCGTAGTCGATGCAGCATAGGCCGATTGAACTACTGCATGTTACGCCGAGCTAAGGTACGATTGCGAAGGAACCTTCCCTCAGGAGGTTGATTTATCGTGCGAGCTTTGGTGTTGACCGGCGGTGGCGCCCTCGGTGCCTACGAGGCCGGGGTCATTTGCGGTCTTGCCGAGACCGGTCAGCATTTCGACCTAGTTTGTGGCACCTCGATCGGTGCCATCAATGCGGCGTTCTACGCTCAGGGGCTCATCGAAGAACTCGAAGGGCTCTGGAAGACGATCGCGGGCAAGAACATTGTCACGCTTTCGCCCACAGCACAGCGGGTAATGGACTTCGTGAGCGAACTCGAGGCCGTCCTGAAGCTAAACCCAGCGCTCTGGGCATTCCACGTTCTCGGCCTGATTAAGAAGTACAAGGCAATGGGCCCGTTGCCCGAACTGATGGCGATGCTTGGAGCCCTCGACCGCTCCCCCGTGACAGCACTGCTGCAACCAGTTCTCAACTTCGACAACATCCGCTGTTCGCTCGTCGTCACCGGGACTAATGTGAATTTGCAAACATCGGAATCGTTCTTCGCGTTCGCGGCTCCCGCCGGTGGTACGCCTACCGCCGTCGACCTGCAAAAAGCATTTCTCGCGAACGCTAAATCAGCGCATCCGATTACAGCCGAAAACTACCTCGTCGCGGTCGAGGCCTCGGGTTCGCTGCCCTTTGCCTTTCCGCCAATGAGCGAGAACCTAGGTTCATCTACTACCTATCTCTACGTTGACGGAGGAGTCGCGAACAATTCGCCGATCGGGCTTGCGATCAATGCGGGCGCGACCGATATCACTGTAATTTTCATGACACCCGCGAGTAACGCGCCACTCGCCGCGGTCCCCAATGTTGCAGTGCTCGGTCTGGCTTGCTATACCGTCATGCAGCAAAAGATTCTTGAAGACGATATGAAGCTGGCGCTTATGACGAATCAGGCTGTTGCGGGGAGGACCGCCGCGAATGACAAGCTCGGGCTGCAAGGCAAAGTAGAAGTGAGCCTTCGGCAGGTACGGCCGGTACAGCCGTTGGCACTTTCCGTCCTGGGATTCAATGATCAACCCGCAATTGACGAAGCGTTTGAACTCGGCCGTTCCGATGCGAAAGGTGTCAAGACGGTTTGGGAACGCGCCTAAGCGCCGGCGGGGGATCGTCGGTCCCGGAAGTCACCCGTTAATCACGAGGAGCGGGAAAATCTAGCCGCGCACGAACGAGCCATGCGTGGGCTACATCGACAACACTCTGCTCCCCGGCGAAGAGGTCGTGTATCAAGCGAAGCTGCATCCAATCATCGCTGTGCCCGCTGGAGTCGTGGTGCTGTTGGGAATCATCATCGCGATGACGTGGTCCCAAATCCTTGGGCTGCTCGTCGGCATCGTCGGCGTTGGGATGGGCACGATTGCCCTCATTCGGTACAACTCGTCCGAATTTGCGGTCACGAACCGTCGCGTCGTTATCAAGGTTGGGGCACTTGGCAGCAGATTGCTCGAACTCGAGCTGAACCGGATCGAGGGTATCGACGTCGAGCAGACGGCATTTGGCCGCCTCTTCGACTACGGCACGATTGGCGTGCGGGGAATCGGCGGCACGGAGGAGAGCTTCCCCGCGATCGCGGCGCCGCTCGAATTTCGCAAGCACGTGCAAGAAATGCTCCCGAACTAACGAGCGCGTTTCAACCCGGCGGGATGCCTTCCGCGAAATGAAAGACGTTCGTGGGGTCGTATTTCGTCTTGATCTTGCGTAGGCGTTGAAAGTTCCCGTCGTGGTAGGCAAGCTGCCAATCGCGCAGTGACGGATCGATGAAGTTCTGGTAGGCGCCGCCCTTGGCGAGCGGAACGATCGCCTCGTAAAACGCGTCGAGCCAGGCCAGATTGCGCGCGAGCGCGTCGGGTGGCGTCGTCTGGGTCCAATACAGCTCGATCGAACTCAGCCACGAGCTGAAGCGATGGGCAAACGCCATCTCGTGCGGTCCGCGATCGTTCACATGCGCGCCGGTTTGAAACACCTTGAACGCCGCGCTTTTTGCCGTGCGCGGATAGCGCCGAAGCCACTCGAACACAACCGCATTAGCGTTGTGATCGAACGGCGCATTGAAGAAGCGCGAGCGCTCCTGCCAGTACGCCGGACGGCCCGGTTCGGCGAGCACGTCTTGCGCGGCCCAATAGGAATCGTGCTTGACGATGCCCTCGGGTTCGGCGATCGCGTACACCGGCGCGAGCATCTCGCGCAGTTGCGCCGGCGTGCCCGAATATTGCCCGAGCAGTTGGATCGTAATATCGGGCGTCGTTGCGTCGGGTGCAATCGCCGATACTTTCGAGCCGAGCGTCGCCGGCGCACGATCGAGGACGCCGATCAGTCGTTCGAAGACGCGCTCCGGTTGCCGTTTCCACGTCAAGTCGAAGACCGTCAGCGGTCCGACCTCGTAGGTTTGAAACGCGAACGACGTGTTGATCCCGAAATTTCCCCCGCCAGCGCCACGGCAGGCCCAAAACAATTCGTCGTTGCCGTGCACGGCGCGAGTCGTGCCGTCGGCGGTGACGATTTCCGTCGCAATCAGGTGATCGCAGGTCAGGCCATGCGCGCGCATATTGAAACCGATGCCGCCGCCGAGCACGAGGCCGGCCACGCCGACCGACGGGCAGCGTCCGTGGGTGATCGCAAGATTACGATTGCGAAATGCCGAGTACACATTCGAGTTTCGTGCGCCGCCGCCGAGCGTGGCGATGCCGGTCGACTCGTCGAACGCAACGTTATTCATCGTCCGCAGATCGATCATCAGCCCGGGCGTCGTCGAATATCCCGCGTACGAATGGCCGCCCGACCGCGCGACGAGCGGCACCCCGTATTCACGCGCGAAGAGAATCGACGTGCTCACGTCGCGAGCGTCGCTGCACACCGCAATCGCTTGCGGAAGAATCGCGTCGTAGCGCAGGTTATTCGGTTGCGCGTAGGCCGCATACCATCGGTCCCCGGGAAGTACGAGCTTCCCCCGGAGACGACGCGCAAGCTCCGCCCACGGAATGGTGCGACGCGCGCCCAGAAGCCCGAGCGCCGAAGTGCCGAGCGCAGCGGCAGCGGCGCTCTGGAGAAACACCCGCCGATTCACCATGGCCTGCGCTTCGCCTTTTTCGGAATCCGAGCCCGCTTCGGTCCGGTACGCGCGGTGCTCGAAGCGGCAGAGCATGCTGGTGCTCGGCTGTAACAGATCGCGACATTGAGTGGTTGAATCGAGGCATGACTGTGAAGAGCCACGCGACGACCGTGAAGTCGTCTACTCTCCCGACGACGATGAAAGCCGCCGTCCTCGACAAAGCGGGTCCGCCCGACGCCATTCGCGTAACGTCCGTGCCCGTACCGAAGCTTGCCCGAGGCCATGTGATTCTGGCGCTCGATTATGCCAGCGTGGGCATTTGGGATGCGAAGCAGCGCTCCGGCGCGTGGGGCGCGATCAAGCCCGGCACCATTTTAGGTGCGGACGGAAGCGGCGTTGTGGTTGCGGTTGCTTCCGACGTGAAGCACCTGCGCGTCGGCGAGCGTGTGTATTCCTATAGCTACGGTAATCCGCACGGCGGCTTCTACGCCGAATACATAGGCCTCCCGGCAGATCGCGTCGCGCGCGTGCCGGATCAGCTCGATCAAAAAGTCGCCGGCGCGATGCCGTGCGTTGCGCTGACGGCGCACGCGGGGCTGCACTCCTTAAAGATGAAGCGCGGCGAGACGCTGCTCGTCTTCGGCGCCACCGGCGGCGTCGGGTCGCTGGCAGTTTGGCTCGCGGCGAAGACCATCGGCGCAATCGTGTCCGGAACCGCACGACCCGACGCGCAGGACTACCTTCGCGCGCTCGGGGGCACGCCGATCACGCAGGATGCGACGACCGTGTTCGACGCGATGCTCGCCACCGCGAACGGCTCCGATCTTCCGCCCCTCGCCTCGCGTCTGCGCCCGAACGCACCGATCGCATTCCCGAACGGCATCGAGCCGGCACCGAAAGTCGGCGGCCACCCGTCGGTGCCGTTCGATGGGGATATGTCGCACGAAGCCTTCGAGCGCTTGAACCGAGCGATCGGCACGCAGACGATTCCGCTGAAGACGGAAGAGTTTCCGCTCGATCGTGTGGTCGATGCGCACCGGCGAATCGAACAGGGTCACGTCGAAGGCAAGATCGTTTTGCGCATCCGCGAATAGAGAATTATGACATCATCTACCGAGCGCGCAGTTCTGGCCGGCGGCTGCTTCTGGGGCATGCAGGAGCTGCTGCGCACGTACCCCGGCGTCATCTCGACACGCGTGGGCTATACCGGCGGCGAGGTGCCGAACGCGACCTATCGCAATCACGGCAACCACGCGGAGGCGATCGAGATCGTTTTCGATCCGGCGCAAATCAGCTACCGGCAATTGCTCGAGTTCTTCTTTCAAATCCACGACCCGACGACGCTCAATCGCCAGGGCAACGATCGCGGCACGAGCTATCGCTCGGCGATCTACTACACCACCGACGAACAACGCCGCATCGCCGAGCAGACGATTGCCGACGTCGACGCGTCAGGACTGTGGCCCGGCAAGGTCGTAACCGAAGTCGCGCCGGCGGGCCCGTTCTGGGAAGCCGAGCCCGAGCATCAGGATTACCTCCAGAAAATTCCGAACGGTTATACCTGCCACTTTGTCCGCAAGGACTGGAAGCTTCCGCATAGCAGCGCGGTGCGCTAGGGCGTTTTCTCCGCGAGCCACCGTTCAACATCGGCGCGCCAATTCGGCACCGTCGGGTCGATCATGCGCACGCGTTCTTTGGTGACCGTATCGCCGACGGCCTGTGTAATCAACCGCCGCACTTGGATACCCACGGTGGGGCTCGACACCACGATGGCAAGCCGGTGCATACCGTGGCCAAAGAGCTTTCCGTAGCGCTCGGAGATCATCGCTTGCGAATCGGCGTCGGTCGCGATCTTGGCTTTCGAAAGGTCCATGAGCAAGCTGAAGCCCGGCTTGGTGCGCGCGGCATCCATCAGGGCCGCATTCACCACCTTCAGTTCCTCGGGCGTCGGCCTTCCTTCGACGGTAACGGCAATGCCGTACGCGGTCGCTGCGGTTGTGTACATAAAACGCAACCCCTATTTCTTGTTCCGGCCCGATGCCCCTGGGATACGCGGCCTGCACCGTGATGCTTGGTGCACCAACGGAATCATCGGTTGATCAGCGCCGCCTGCCGTTCGTTATAACGCGGACCGGAAATTTTCTCCGGCGTGAGCGACGCGTCGAGCGTGGCCATGTCTTCGGCGCTGAGATGCACCTGCGATGCGCCGAGATTCTCCTCTAAGTAGCGCACGTGTTTGGTGCCCGGGATCGGCACGACGTCCGGCCCTTTGTGCAAGAGCCACGCGAGCGCGATCTGTCCCGGCGTGGCATCGTGACGCGCCGCCACCTCGCGCACGATCGACGCGGCGCGCATGTTCGCATCGAAATTCGCGCCTTGGTACCGCGGATCGCCGCGGCGATAATCGCCTTCGGGATACTCCTCCGCGCGCTTCACGTTGCCGGTCAAAAACCCGCGCCGGAGCGGTGCAAAGGGCACCAGCCCGATGGCGAGGTGACGCAGCAGCGGAATGATCTTCGGCTCCAGATTGCGCTCCCACAGCGAATATTCGCTCTGCAGCGCGGCGATCGGATGCGTGGCCTGCGCCCGGCGAATCGTCTCTTCGCCGACTTCCGAGAGCCCGAGATAAAGCACTTTTCCTTCGCGCACGAGTTCGGCCATCGCACCGATCGTTTCTTGGATCGGCACGTTCGGATCCAAGCGATGCTGATAGAGCAGATCGATGCGATCCGTCTTCAGCCGGCGCAGCGATCCCTCGACCGCTTCGCGCACGTGCTCGGGCCGGCTGTCGGTACCGTTTACCGCGCCGTCGCGTCCAAAGGTGAACCCGAATTTCGTCGCGATCACCGCTTGGTCGCGCTTGCCCGCCAGCGCGCGGCCGAGCAGCTCCTCGTTGGTGTACGGGCCGTAGGCTTCAGCGGTATCGAAGAACGTGCACCCAAGCTCGAGCGCACGTTGGATCGTGCGGATCGACTCGTTGTCGTCGCGTTCGCCCGGGCCGTAGGCAAAGCTCATGCCCATGCAGCCCAACCCGATGTCGGAAACCGCCAGCCCGTCGATGCCAAGGTTACGCGTAGCTAACATGTCTTCTCCCCATAGTCTTGCAGGCGCTCGTTCACTTCGCGTCGCTCACTCGTCAGTGTGGCTTGCATAACCCGGCTAGGTCAGAAGCGGTTCACCGCGGCCGCAAAAAATGTGCTTAAATTACTCGCATGACCGTGAAGAGTCCCGACACGACCGCCGTTGAAACCCTCCCGGCCTCCCTCACCGTCAATGGAAAACGGTACCGGGTCGAGGTCGATCCGCGCACGTCGCTGCTCGACTTCCTGCGCGAGACGCTGGGGCTGACCGGGACGAAAAAAGGCTGCGATCACGGGCAGTGCGGCGCCTGCACGATCCACGTCAACGGCAAACGCGCGCTCTCGTGCCTCACCTTCGTCGCGATGCATGACGGCGATACGATCACGACGATCGAAGGGCTTGCGAGCGGAGAAGACCTGCACCCC
Coding sequences within:
- a CDS encoding FAD-binding oxidoreductase, which produces MLCRFEHRAYRTEAGSDSEKGEAQAMVNRRVFLQSAAAAALGTSALGLLGARRTIPWAELARRLRGKLVLPGDRWYAAYAQPNNLRYDAILPQAIAVCSDARDVSTSILFAREYGVPLVARSGGHSYAGYSTTPGLMIDLRTMNNVAFDESTGIATLGGGARNSNVYSAFRNRNLAITHGRCPSVGVAGLVLGGGIGFNMRAHGLTCDHLIATEIVTADGTTRAVHGNDELFWACRGAGGGNFGINTSFAFQTYEVGPLTVFDLTWKRQPERVFERLIGVLDRAPATLGSKVSAIAPDATTPDITIQLLGQYSGTPAQLREMLAPVYAIAEPEGIVKHDSYWAAQDVLAEPGRPAYWQERSRFFNAPFDHNANAVVFEWLRRYPRTAKSAAFKVFQTGAHVNDRGPHEMAFAHRFSSWLSSIELYWTQTTPPDALARNLAWLDAFYEAIVPLAKGGAYQNFIDPSLRDWQLAYHDGNFQRLRKIKTKYDPTNVFHFAEGIPPG
- a CDS encoding NADP-dependent oxidoreductase yields the protein MTVKSHATTVKSSTLPTTMKAAVLDKAGPPDAIRVTSVPVPKLARGHVILALDYASVGIWDAKQRSGAWGAIKPGTILGADGSGVVVAVASDVKHLRVGERVYSYSYGNPHGGFYAEYIGLPADRVARVPDQLDQKVAGAMPCVALTAHAGLHSLKMKRGETLLVFGATGGVGSLAVWLAAKTIGAIVSGTARPDAQDYLRALGGTPITQDATTVFDAMLATANGSDLPPLASRLRPNAPIAFPNGIEPAPKVGGHPSVPFDGDMSHEAFERLNRAIGTQTIPLKTEEFPLDRVVDAHRRIEQGHVEGKIVLRIRE
- the msrA gene encoding peptide-methionine (S)-S-oxide reductase MsrA, with amino-acid sequence MTSSTERAVLAGGCFWGMQELLRTYPGVISTRVGYTGGEVPNATYRNHGNHAEAIEIVFDPAQISYRQLLEFFFQIHDPTTLNRQGNDRGTSYRSAIYYTTDEQRRIAEQTIADVDASGLWPGKVVTEVAPAGPFWEAEPEHQDYLQKIPNGYTCHFVRKDWKLPHSSAVR
- a CDS encoding aldo/keto reductase, producing the protein MLATRNLGIDGLAVSDIGLGCMGMSFAYGPGERDDNESIRTIQRALELGCTFFDTAEAYGPYTNEELLGRALAGKRDQAVIATKFGFTFGRDGAVNGTDSRPEHVREAVEGSLRRLKTDRIDLLYQHRLDPNVPIQETIGAMAELVREGKVLYLGLSEVGEETIRRAQATHPIAALQSEYSLWERNLEPKIIPLLRHLAIGLVPFAPLRRGFLTGNVKRAEEYPEGDYRRGDPRYQGANFDANMRAASIVREVAARHDATPGQIALAWLLHKGPDVVPIPGTKHVRYLEENLGASQVHLSAEDMATLDASLTPEKISGPRYNERQAALINR
- a CDS encoding (2Fe-2S)-binding protein produces the protein MTVKSPDTTAVETLPASLTVNGKRYRVEVDPRTSLLDFLRETLGLTGTKKGCDHGQCGACTIHVNGKRALSCLTFVAMHDGDTITTIEGLASGEDLHPVQAAFLEHDGYQCGYCTSGQLMSAAAMIDEPWGPGDADVAEAMSGNICRCGAYQRIVAAIQSVRRSKSMS